A stretch of Polypterus senegalus isolate Bchr_013 chromosome 5, ASM1683550v1, whole genome shotgun sequence DNA encodes these proteins:
- the LOC120529791 gene encoding uncharacterized protein LOC120529791, with translation MSSQDVQKAVLSISKAEGVRQETALLMKPYANWEEFLMPGPLSIAILGELVFISSKDDFSINKNPPIGGFKYIRNSDSFRACLMQVTNNGWVAFNEAHKNMDQIRLHSGNVPSYMKMAVKTLMQGNPDIVEALLPGQLKNIDDSATECTRLAETTEKKFMDVILLIQEMLEACMNAKKVYDEDLKTIKMKLEEAKIKEESAKLAKELSEKNLERLSKQLDEAQDQFKKSMDSMPSGWEIIGMNFVEGLTESVSNLVSGMVSIVTAPCSIARGVKIFVQNSGKNEEPLNPLVVNEIYVISIQLLKWAQQLNAFVENDQIKWKEIYDERNESLRSNWVKTQFEEIEKTLKGKEKCKPQEKAIEICQDGISICHEMARYKPPKGFTDEETSEIINKIRNLKDQAERFDTESKSFTSFSFCVTPPNIAQQTTGKKKSVAQTVSDNARFKIEQSQAHLKQVLDMQEKNMENLKKNNQELADIFVTMHSCHVNEIDFNTAVKMLVKGLEAMGRVKEQWEKMVRFFQMISNLIKASLNKPLKLFVDTANDVPKIEGYSSDSFVKDLIYTYAFQSSNIASLVHMIAGTYTEVSSLYLMDRVSSLGKLMALDPENPQFECERAKLRSDCESAQEGILNLVLKNKNDFDCLLNARVKKIENELQAVLPPISGVKRKRIESNVQAGLKELTEEEEDQFT, from the coding sequence ATGTCTTCACAAGATGTCCAAAAAGCTGTCTTGAGCATCTCCAAAGCAGAAGGTGTGAGACAAGAAACCGCTCTTCTGATGAAACCCTATGCTAACTGGGAAGAGTTCCTGATGCCAGGTCCACTCTCTATTGCAATTCTAGGAGAGTTGGTGTTCATTTCATCAAAAGATGACTTCTCCATTAACAAGAATCCACCCATAGGTGGGTTCAAATATATCCGCAATTCAGATTCCTTCCGAGCTTGTCTTATGCAGGTGACAAATAACGGATGGGTGGCTTTTAATGAAGCTCACAAGAACATGGACCAAATCCGACTTCACTCCGGCAATGTGCCCAGTTACATGAAAATGGCTGTGAAGACCCTCATGCAAGGTAATCCTGACATAGTGGAAGCACTTCTACCTGGTCAGTTGAAAAACATAGATGACAGCGCCACTGAGTGCACTAGACTGGCAGAGACAACAGAAAAGAAATTCATGGATGTCATTCTGCTAATTCAGGAGATGTTAGAAGCCTGCATGAATGCAAAGAAGGTTTATGATGAAGATTTGAAAACTATCAAAATGAAGTTAGAAGAAGCTAAAATAAAGGAAGAGTCTGCAAAATTAGCCAAAGAACTATCAGAAAAGAACCTAGAGCGACTGTCCAAACAACTTGACGAGGCTCAAGACCAGTTTAAGAAATCCATGGACTCAATGCCTTCAGGCTGGGAAATCATTGGGATGAATTTTGTGGAAGGCTTAACAGAGTCAGTGAGTAATCTTGTTTCTGGAATGGTTTCAATTGTCACTGCACCGTGTTCAATAGCCAGGGGTGTCAAAATATTTGTTCAAAATTCCGGTAAAAACGAAGAGCCTTTAAATCCCTTGGTTGTTAATGAAATTTATGTCATATCAATACAGCTACTTAAATGGGCACAGCAACTGAATGCTTTTGtggaaaatgatcaaattaaaTGGAAGGAAATATATGATGAGAGAAATGAATCTCTAAGATCCAATTGGGTTAAAACACAAtttgaagaaatagaaaaaacattaaaaggcaaagagaagtGCAAACCCCAAGAGAAAGCAATTGAGATATGTCAAGATGGCATCTCCATTTGCCACGAAATGGCCCGGTACAAACCCCCAAAAGGCTTTACTGATGAAGAGACCAGTGAAATAATTAATAAGATTAGAAATCTAAAAGACCAAGCAGAAAGGTTTGACACTGAGAGCAAGTCTTTcacttctttttccttttgtgtAACTCCTCCAAATATTGCTCAGCAAActactggaaaaaagaaaagtgtagCTCAAACCGTTTCTGACAATGCTCGCTTCAAAATTGAGCAAAGCCAAGCCCACCTTAAACAAGTGCTGGACATGCAGGAGAAGAATATGGAGAACCTAAAGAAGAACAACCAGGAGCTGGCTGACATTTTTGTTACCATGCACAGTTGTCACGTAAATGAGATCGATTTTAATACCGCAGTGAAGATGCTGGTCAAGGGTCTTGAAGCTATGGGGCGAGTGAAGGAGCAGTGGGAGAAAATGGTTCGGTTTTTCCAGATGATCTCCAACTTGATCAAAGCTTCCCTGAATAAGCCTTTGAAGCTGTTTGTTGACACAGCTAATGATGTCCCAAAAATCGAAGGCTATTCCTCGGACTCTTTCGTTAAAGATTTGATCTACACCTATGCTTTCCAGTCGTCCAACATTGCCAGTCTGGTCCATATGATTGCTGGAACTTACACCGAAGTTTCCAGTCTTTACCTTATGGACCGTGTCAGCAGCCTTGGAAAGCTCATGGCACTGGATCCTGAAAATCCTCAGTTTGAATGTGAACGTGCAAAACTGAGAAGCGACTGCGAGTCTGCACAGGAGGGGATACTAAATCTTGTGCTgaagaataaaaatgattttgattgCCTTTTAAATGCACGAGTCAAGAAAATTGAAAACGAGCTGCAGGCTGTGCTGCCACCAATTTCAGGCGTGAAGCGCAAGAGGATTGAGAGCAATGTGCAGGCTGGGCTAAAGGAGCTCACCGAGGAAGAAGAAGATCAGTTCACCTAG